One window from the genome of Oceanisphaera sp. IT1-181 encodes:
- a CDS encoding protein phosphatase CheZ → MALNKSTVSLEQARILVAMLERGDQDGADRYLTSVCMPQAKDLVEQVGQLTRQLHDSLQEFRNDPRLPELAESEIPDARERLSYVIDMTDKAANRTMDAVEASLPIADRLSHNVGSVMPGWRDLMGRQLELNKFKDLCFELDGFLVSSEKDAGQLKELLTEILMAQDYQDLTGQMIRRVINLVQEVEAKLVAILKVFGRLPGMEDVQPEPKKAQVADIIAEGPIMNKEHRDDVVSDQDGVDDLLSSLGF, encoded by the coding sequence ATGGCACTCAATAAAAGTACGGTCAGCCTAGAACAAGCGCGCATTTTAGTCGCTATGTTAGAGCGGGGCGATCAAGACGGCGCCGATCGCTATCTCACCAGCGTGTGTATGCCCCAAGCCAAAGACTTGGTAGAGCAAGTAGGGCAGTTAACGCGTCAATTACATGACTCATTACAAGAGTTCCGTAACGACCCGCGCTTGCCAGAGCTGGCAGAAAGTGAAATACCCGATGCCCGCGAGCGCTTAAGTTACGTTATCGATATGACGGATAAAGCCGCGAACCGCACCATGGATGCGGTAGAGGCTAGCCTGCCGATTGCCGATCGCTTAAGTCATAATGTTGGCAGTGTAATGCCGGGCTGGCGCGATTTAATGGGGCGTCAGTTAGAGCTCAATAAATTTAAAGATTTGTGTTTTGAACTCGATGGTTTCTTAGTGAGCTCGGAAAAAGACGCAGGTCAGTTAAAAGAATTGCTCACCGAAATTTTGATGGCTCAAGATTATCAAGACTTAACCGGTCAGATGATCCGGCGCGTGATTAACTTGGTCCAAGAAGTGGAAGCCAAGTTAGTGGCTATTTTAAAGGTGTTTGGCCGCTTGCCCGGTATGGAAGATGTTCAGCCTGAGCCTAAAAAAGCCCAAGTGGCGGACATTATTGCCGAAGGTCCAATTATGAATAAAGAACATCGTGATGATGTGGTCTCAGATCAGGACGGCGTTGACGATTTGCTATCCAGTTTGGGATTCTAA
- the cheY gene encoding chemotaxis response regulator CheY, which yields MDKNMKILIVDDFSTMRRIIKNLLRDLGFNNTFEADDGLTALPMLKNSDFDFVVTDWNMPGMQGIDLLKAIRADEKLKHMPVLMVTAEAKREQIIAAAQAGVNGYVVKPFTAGTLKEKLEKVFERIG from the coding sequence TTGGACAAAAATATGAAAATCTTGATCGTGGATGATTTTTCTACGATGCGTCGGATTATTAAAAACCTATTACGCGACCTTGGGTTTAATAACACCTTTGAAGCGGATGATGGCCTTACAGCGTTACCCATGCTTAAAAATAGTGATTTTGACTTTGTGGTGACCGACTGGAATATGCCGGGTATGCAAGGCATCGATCTATTGAAAGCCATTCGTGCCGACGAGAAGCTCAAGCACATGCCGGTATTAATGGTGACAGCAGAAGCCAAGCGTGAGCAAATTATTGCTGCCGCCCAAGCGGGGGTAAATGGCTATGTGGTTAAGCCTTTTACCGCTGGCACTCTGAAAGAGAAACTCGAGAAGGTTTTCGAGCGCATCGGATAA
- a CDS encoding RNA polymerase sigma factor FliA, giving the protein MSGANKALVYARQQGNQLVERHAGLVRRIAHHLLARLPDSVLLDDLIQSGMVGLLEATRNFDATKGASFETFAGIRIRGAMLDEIRRGDWVPRSVHKNSREVAAAINTVQRREGRNASDREVADELGVSMEVYNAMLLDTSNGKILEMDEFETGIDGKVELSQHVGNPFEDMAKQRFQQALSQHIKTLPEREALVLSLYYDEELNLKDIGQILDVSESRVSQIHSQAMHRLRAKLHVWQG; this is encoded by the coding sequence ATGTCAGGAGCGAATAAAGCACTGGTGTACGCCAGACAACAAGGCAACCAATTGGTGGAGCGCCATGCGGGCTTAGTGAGGCGCATCGCGCACCATTTGTTGGCGCGTTTGCCAGATAGCGTGCTGTTGGATGACTTGATCCAATCGGGCATGGTGGGCTTATTAGAGGCGACCCGTAATTTTGACGCCACTAAAGGGGCGAGCTTTGAAACCTTTGCCGGCATTCGTATTCGCGGTGCCATGCTGGATGAAATTCGCCGTGGCGACTGGGTGCCCCGTTCGGTACATAAAAACAGTCGCGAAGTGGCCGCCGCCATCAATACAGTGCAACGCCGTGAAGGGCGCAATGCCAGCGATCGCGAAGTAGCCGACGAGCTGGGCGTGAGCATGGAGGTGTACAATGCCATGTTGCTCGATACCAGCAATGGCAAAATCTTAGAAATGGATGAATTTGAAACCGGCATCGATGGCAAAGTAGAGCTGAGTCAACATGTGGGTAATCCGTTTGAAGACATGGCCAAACAGCGTTTTCAACAAGCCTTATCGCAACACATTAAGACCTTGCCTGAGCGAGAAGCTTTGGTATTGTCTTTGTATTATGATGAAGAGCTTAACTTAAAAGACATTGGTCAAATTCTTGACGTGAGCGAGTCTCGGGTCAGTCAAATACATAGTCAAGCCATGCACCGTTTGCGGGCCAAATTACACGTTTGGCAAGGCTAG
- a CDS encoding MinD/ParA family protein, whose product MNNWFQDQASGLRLMQKTSRVQVISVTGGKGGVGKTNIALNMASAMAAQGKKVMVLDADLGLANVDVLLGIRVTRNLSHVLRGECSLDEVLVEGPQGMMIIPATSGNQSMTELSPLEHVSLIRAFSEMKTPIDILLVDTAAGISDMVLSFSRAAQEVVVIVCDEPTSITDAYALIKILSRDYGVFRFKIVANMVRSQREGQELFAKLTRVTDRFLDAALELVACVPFDGNLRLAVRRQTLVVNQYPTSPSAMAIKQLASKAISWPAPERAGGHLQFFIENLLKPPVAETDVRSE is encoded by the coding sequence ATGAATAATTGGTTTCAAGACCAGGCAAGTGGACTGCGGCTTATGCAAAAAACCAGCAGAGTACAGGTTATTTCGGTCACCGGCGGCAAAGGTGGTGTGGGCAAAACCAATATCGCCCTTAATATGGCCTCGGCCATGGCGGCTCAAGGCAAAAAGGTGATGGTGTTGGATGCGGACTTAGGTCTGGCCAACGTCGATGTGTTGCTGGGCATTCGGGTGACGCGCAATTTATCACACGTATTGCGCGGCGAGTGCAGCCTTGATGAGGTATTAGTCGAAGGCCCGCAAGGCATGATGATTATTCCGGCTACCTCGGGCAATCAGTCGATGACTGAATTGTCGCCGCTGGAGCATGTGAGCTTAATTCGTGCTTTTAGCGAGATGAAAACGCCCATCGATATTTTATTGGTCGATACGGCAGCCGGTATCTCGGACATGGTACTGAGCTTTTCTCGCGCCGCCCAAGAGGTAGTGGTGATCGTGTGCGATGAGCCCACCTCTATTACCGACGCCTATGCCTTGATCAAGATCTTATCCCGGGATTACGGGGTATTTCGTTTTAAAATCGTCGCTAATATGGTGCGCAGTCAGCGCGAAGGCCAAGAATTGTTTGCCAAGCTCACCCGCGTGACCGACAGATTCTTGGATGCGGCGCTGGAGTTGGTGGCCTGTGTGCCCTTTGATGGCAACTTACGGTTAGCGGTGCGCCGCCAAACCTTGGTGGTTAATCAATATCCTACTTCTCCGTCGGCCATGGCCATTAAGCAGTTGGCCAGTAAAGCCATCAGTTGGCCAGCCCCCGAGCGTGCAGGAGGCCATTTGCAATTTTTCATCGAAAATCTATTAAAACCGCCGGTGGCAGAGACAGATGTCAGGAGCGAATAA
- the flhF gene encoding flagellar biosynthesis protein FlhF, which translates to MKIKRFFAKDMRSALAEVKEVLGNDAVIMSNKKVSGGIEIVAAVDDDEVPVTPLQRPLHDDNVKISSHARQFVPPLNDQQQAETLQSLLMRGRQVPSPQTLAEQVDWNDPRLTTESVLTAGLRAGREEGRYAERETARSTGRDALDNSLADRRALDSQAAGYGRREGRGAARAEGRREPTLSQPLSSAQPQLHDSREHKRKESAKDKELQGMRQEIASIRRLLEHQVSGLMWQEVERREPVRAMIIKQLNELGFSDGFADQLAMRINDQAPAHEAWSQIETALNQQLLTGEDEILRQGGAVALLGPTGVGKTTTIAKLAARFAARYGADQIALITTDHYRIGAHEQLQTYGRIMGVVVKQARTYQELAQTLYQLRHRRLVLIDTAGMGQRDLRLNEQLDTLVGDKQIKIRNYLVLPATAQRRVLQEAVDHFRRIPLAGCILTKLDESLSLGDVLDISIQNSLPISYITDGQRVPEDLRLANGQELVKQALGSVEQRREEPYYWESSESDEGDGRFYE; encoded by the coding sequence ATGAAAATAAAACGTTTTTTTGCAAAAGATATGCGCTCTGCATTGGCCGAAGTCAAAGAAGTCTTGGGCAATGATGCTGTGATCATGTCCAATAAAAAAGTCTCCGGCGGTATTGAGATAGTGGCGGCGGTGGACGACGACGAAGTTCCCGTTACGCCACTGCAACGGCCGTTGCATGATGATAATGTCAAAATATCGTCACATGCGCGTCAATTTGTCCCCCCTTTGAATGATCAGCAGCAAGCGGAAACCTTGCAGTCGTTGCTGATGCGCGGCCGCCAAGTGCCTTCGCCACAAACTTTAGCCGAGCAAGTGGACTGGAATGATCCGCGATTGACAACTGAGTCTGTGCTAACGGCAGGACTGAGAGCAGGGCGCGAAGAAGGACGCTATGCCGAGCGCGAGACAGCTCGTAGCACCGGGCGTGATGCATTAGATAATTCGTTAGCCGATCGCCGCGCGTTAGACAGCCAAGCCGCCGGCTATGGTCGACGTGAGGGCCGAGGTGCAGCACGAGCTGAAGGCCGTCGCGAGCCAACCTTGAGTCAGCCCCTCTCCTCAGCTCAGCCTCAATTGCATGACAGTCGCGAACATAAGCGTAAAGAATCCGCCAAAGACAAAGAACTGCAGGGCATGCGCCAAGAAATTGCCAGCATTCGTCGTTTACTTGAACACCAAGTTTCAGGGCTAATGTGGCAAGAAGTGGAGCGCCGAGAGCCGGTGCGCGCGATGATCATCAAGCAACTCAACGAGCTGGGTTTCAGCGATGGCTTTGCGGATCAATTAGCGATGCGCATTAACGACCAAGCGCCGGCTCATGAAGCGTGGAGCCAGATTGAAACCGCGCTTAATCAGCAATTGCTGACCGGTGAAGATGAAATATTACGTCAAGGCGGTGCCGTGGCACTGCTTGGGCCTACCGGCGTGGGTAAAACCACTACCATCGCCAAGCTGGCGGCCCGCTTTGCCGCCCGTTATGGCGCCGACCAAATTGCGCTGATCACCACGGATCACTATCGCATTGGTGCCCACGAGCAGTTGCAGACCTATGGTCGCATCATGGGCGTGGTAGTGAAGCAAGCGCGCACTTATCAAGAATTGGCGCAAACTTTGTATCAGCTGCGTCATCGGCGTTTAGTGCTGATTGACACCGCGGGCATGGGCCAGCGCGACTTACGCTTAAACGAGCAACTCGACACCCTAGTGGGTGATAAGCAAATCAAAATTCGTAACTATTTAGTGTTGCCGGCCACGGCGCAGCGGCGAGTATTACAGGAGGCGGTGGATCATTTTCGTCGTATTCCGCTCGCGGGCTGCATTCTCACCAAGTTAGATGAGAGTTTGTCGCTGGGCGATGTATTAGATATCAGCATTCAAAATAGCTTGCCCATTAGCTACATCACAGACGGGCAGCGGGTGCCAGAAGACTTGCGGTTGGCCAACGGACAAGAGTTGGTCAAGCAGGCATTAGGCAGCGTAGAACAGCGTCGAGAAGAACCCTACTACTGGGAATCTTCAGAGTCCGATGAAGGGGATGGGCGTTTTTATGAATAA
- the flhA gene encoding flagellar biosynthesis protein FlhA: MAFKDKVQQLGPWSTWFSKGIGTPLLVLAALGMVVLPIPALLLDVLFSFNISLALVILLVAVYSKRPLDFAAFPTVLLVATLLRLALNVASTRVVLLEGHMGEGAAGNVIEAFGNVVIGGNYAVGLIVFLILMIINFAVVTKGAGRIAEVSARFTLDAMPGKQMAIDADLNAGLINQDEARSRRAEVTQEADFYGSMDGASKFVKGDAIAGIMILFINIIGGFIIGMAQHGLSFSEAAKIYTLLTIGDGLVAQIPSLMLSIAAAIIVTRQNNSEDMGEAMLGQLFDKPKALSIAAGILIIMGLVPGMPHFAFLLLGGLSAFAAWWTTKRNTRVAQELVEQELAPSPPSTDVKELGWDDVAQVDTIGLEVGYRLISLVDQAQGGELLSRIKGVRKKLSQELGFLIPAVHIRDNLELGPNQYQITMMGVSSGSAEIYPERELAINPGQVFGPVQGIDTRDPAFDLEATWIAKDQIEQAQSLGYTVVDAATVVATHLSQLLTNHASVLLGHEEVQNLIDQVGRNQPKLVEGLVPNVMSLGLVTKVLQSLLHEGVTIRDMRTILQTLTEYSTKSQDPEVLTAACRIALRRFMVQEIAGTERELPVITLAPELEQILQNSLQAGGAQGSGIEPGLAERMQQSLAQAAANQEMEGQPAILLTSGMLRTTLARFVKHTIPSLRVLSYQEVPDDRQIRIVASVGGQQQ, translated from the coding sequence ATGGCATTTAAGGACAAAGTTCAACAGTTGGGGCCTTGGTCTACTTGGTTTAGCAAGGGCATAGGCACGCCATTATTGGTGTTGGCCGCACTGGGCATGGTGGTGTTACCCATACCTGCGCTGCTGCTCGATGTGCTGTTCTCCTTTAATATCTCTCTCGCCTTGGTCATCTTATTGGTGGCGGTATATAGCAAACGCCCGTTGGACTTTGCCGCTTTCCCGACTGTGTTATTGGTGGCGACCTTGCTGCGGCTGGCGCTGAACGTGGCCTCAACCCGAGTGGTGTTGTTAGAAGGGCACATGGGCGAGGGTGCCGCGGGTAACGTTATTGAAGCCTTTGGTAATGTGGTGATTGGCGGCAACTATGCGGTTGGTTTAATCGTGTTTTTGATCTTAATGATCATCAACTTTGCGGTGGTGACCAAGGGTGCGGGCCGTATTGCCGAAGTGAGCGCGCGCTTTACGCTCGATGCCATGCCAGGTAAACAAATGGCGATTGATGCGGACTTAAACGCTGGCTTAATTAACCAAGATGAAGCCAGAAGTCGCCGCGCTGAAGTCACCCAAGAAGCGGACTTTTACGGTTCCATGGACGGTGCCTCTAAGTTCGTAAAAGGTGATGCCATTGCCGGCATTATGATTTTGTTTATCAATATTATTGGCGGCTTTATTATCGGCATGGCCCAGCATGGGCTGTCGTTTAGTGAAGCGGCAAAAATTTATACCCTGCTCACTATCGGTGATGGCTTGGTGGCACAAATACCCTCTCTCATGCTCTCTATTGCTGCCGCCATTATCGTTACCCGCCAAAACAACAGCGAAGACATGGGTGAAGCCATGTTGGGCCAGCTGTTTGATAAACCTAAGGCACTGTCGATTGCTGCGGGCATCTTGATCATTATGGGGTTAGTGCCTGGCATGCCGCATTTTGCGTTTCTGCTGCTAGGGGGCTTGTCGGCCTTTGCTGCTTGGTGGACCACTAAGCGCAATACCCGCGTGGCCCAAGAGTTGGTGGAGCAAGAGCTAGCACCGTCACCACCGAGTACAGACGTCAAAGAGCTGGGCTGGGACGATGTGGCGCAAGTGGACACCATTGGTTTAGAGGTGGGTTATCGCTTAATAAGCTTGGTGGATCAAGCCCAAGGCGGCGAATTGCTGAGCCGCATTAAAGGTGTGCGTAAGAAGCTCTCTCAAGAGCTGGGTTTTTTAATTCCTGCGGTACATATTCGCGACAACTTAGAGCTTGGCCCCAACCAATATCAAATAACCATGATGGGCGTGAGTTCAGGCTCGGCGGAGATTTATCCCGAACGAGAGCTCGCCATTAACCCGGGCCAAGTATTTGGTCCGGTGCAAGGCATAGACACCCGGGATCCAGCCTTTGATCTGGAGGCCACTTGGATTGCCAAAGACCAAATTGAGCAAGCGCAAAGCTTAGGCTATACCGTGGTGGATGCGGCAACCGTGGTGGCCACGCATTTAAGCCAGTTGCTGACTAACCATGCTTCTGTCTTGCTGGGCCATGAAGAAGTACAAAACCTCATTGACCAAGTGGGCCGCAATCAGCCCAAGTTGGTGGAGGGTTTAGTGCCCAATGTCATGAGCTTAGGCTTGGTGACCAAAGTGTTGCAAAGCTTGCTCCATGAAGGGGTGACCATTCGCGATATGCGCACTATTTTACAGACCTTAACCGAGTACTCGACCAAGAGTCAGGATCCGGAAGTTTTAACAGCGGCGTGTCGTATTGCGCTGCGCCGTTTTATGGTGCAAGAGATAGCCGGCACCGAGCGGGAACTGCCGGTGATCACCTTGGCGCCGGAGTTGGAACAAATCTTGCAGAACTCATTACAAGCAGGCGGCGCTCAGGGCAGCGGCATAGAGCCGGGTTTGGCCGAGCGCATGCAACAATCTTTGGCACAGGCCGCAGCAAATCAAGAGATGGAAGGGCAGCCAGCAATATTACTGACCTCGGGCATGTTGCGCACCACCTTGGCGCGCTTTGTTAAACACACGATTCCTAGTTTGCGGGTATTATCGTATCAGGAAGTGCCGGATGACCGTCAAATCCGCATTGTGGCGTCGGTGGGTGGCCAGCAACAGTAG
- the flhB gene encoding flagellar biosynthesis protein FlhB, translated as MAESDGQEKTELPTEQRLRQAREKGQIPRSKELGTAAVLLSGAFGLIMVGDALTVALFKVFKANFSVERAVLFDPDSMMPAFRDSILALTWPLLGLFAIVLVAALVGNSLLGGINFSTQAMMPKLNKMSPAKGLKRMFGVQAMVELLKSIAKVVFIATLAVAVLWGQFDNILRLSNESLPAAMVEATDLVLNMGLVLCLALLPIVAIDVPFQIWNHTRQLKMTLQEIKDEYKNSEGKPEVKGRIRRLQQEMANRRMMGDVPDADVVVVNPTHFSVALRYDKFTPGAAPKVVAKGLDEVALKIREIAREYEIPVISSPALTRAIYFSTKVDGEIPDGLFVAVAQVLAYVFQLNNWRKGQGRKPTALKDDLPIPDEFKADRPL; from the coding sequence ATGGCAGAATCCGATGGTCAGGAAAAAACGGAACTCCCTACGGAGCAACGGCTACGCCAAGCCCGAGAAAAAGGTCAAATTCCCCGCTCTAAAGAGCTAGGCACGGCGGCGGTATTATTGAGCGGTGCCTTTGGCTTAATCATGGTCGGCGATGCGCTGACCGTGGCGCTGTTTAAAGTCTTTAAAGCTAACTTTTCTGTGGAGCGGGCGGTCTTATTCGATCCTGACTCCATGATGCCGGCGTTTCGGGACTCCATATTGGCCCTAACGTGGCCCTTGCTCGGGCTGTTCGCCATTGTGTTGGTGGCCGCGTTAGTGGGCAACAGCTTGCTGGGCGGCATTAACTTTAGCACCCAAGCCATGATGCCCAAGCTAAATAAAATGAGCCCTGCCAAAGGCTTAAAGCGCATGTTTGGCGTGCAAGCTATGGTGGAATTGCTCAAATCAATTGCCAAGGTGGTGTTTATTGCCACGCTTGCCGTTGCGGTGCTGTGGGGGCAATTCGATAATATTTTACGCCTCAGCAATGAGAGCTTACCCGCGGCCATGGTAGAGGCCACGGATCTGGTGTTAAACATGGGACTAGTACTGTGTTTGGCCCTGTTGCCGATTGTAGCCATAGACGTGCCGTTTCAAATATGGAACCACACGCGCCAGCTGAAGATGACGCTGCAAGAAATCAAAGACGAATATAAAAACAGTGAAGGTAAGCCGGAAGTAAAAGGGCGTATCAGACGCCTGCAGCAAGAAATGGCCAACCGGCGCATGATGGGTGATGTGCCCGATGCAGACGTAGTAGTGGTCAACCCGACCCATTTCTCGGTGGCACTGCGTTACGACAAATTTACCCCAGGTGCCGCCCCTAAAGTGGTAGCCAAAGGCCTCGATGAAGTGGCATTAAAAATTCGCGAAATTGCCCGTGAATACGAAATACCGGTGATTTCGTCGCCAGCGCTGACACGGGCCATTTATTTCTCCACTAAGGTGGATGGCGAAATTCCTGATGGCCTGTTTGTGGCGGTCGCCCAAGTATTAGCTTACGTGTTTCAGTTAAATAACTGGCGCAAAGGCCAAGGCCGAAAACCCACCGCCCTAAAAGACGACCTGCCGATCCCTGACGAGTTTAAAGCGGATAGGCCTTTGTAA
- the fliR gene encoding flagellar biosynthetic protein FliR: protein MNFSTDQILLWLASYLWPLCRIAGMMMTMVMFGANLTPMFNRLLLAVAITIAVAPVLPVMPDVALFSIGGFLITAQQVLIGAAIGLLSQFLVQAFVTGGQVIAMQTSLGFASMVDPLNGQSTPVVGQLYLMLGTLLFLALNGHLVMIEAIVMSFETLPVSMSGISVASWQQLAGLLTMLFYAAVAMSLSAIVAMLLINFTFGIMTRAAPQLNIFSIGFAVSMVCGLFILWLTLGGFLGHFENQWHRIQLVMCDTLLLTCEGG from the coding sequence GTGAATTTTTCCACTGATCAAATATTGCTGTGGCTGGCTAGCTATTTATGGCCGCTGTGCCGGATCGCCGGCATGATGATGACCATGGTGATGTTTGGCGCCAACCTGACACCTATGTTTAACCGACTGTTACTGGCGGTGGCCATTACCATAGCCGTAGCCCCGGTATTACCGGTGATGCCAGATGTGGCGCTGTTCTCTATTGGTGGCTTTTTGATCACCGCTCAGCAGGTGCTGATTGGCGCCGCGATTGGCTTACTCTCGCAGTTTTTAGTGCAGGCCTTCGTGACCGGCGGCCAAGTGATCGCCATGCAAACCAGTTTGGGTTTTGCCTCCATGGTGGATCCGCTTAACGGCCAGTCCACGCCCGTGGTCGGTCAGCTGTATTTGATGCTGGGCACCTTGCTGTTTTTAGCGCTCAATGGCCATTTGGTGATGATTGAAGCCATAGTGATGAGCTTTGAAACGCTGCCCGTGTCCATGAGTGGCATCAGCGTGGCCAGTTGGCAGCAATTGGCCGGCCTGCTGACGATGCTGTTTTATGCGGCGGTGGCCATGTCGCTGTCGGCAATCGTGGCTATGCTACTGATTAACTTCACCTTTGGCATTATGACCCGTGCCGCACCGCAGCTGAATATTTTTAGTATTGGTTTTGCCGTGAGCATGGTGTGTGGCTTATTTATTTTATGGCTGACGCTGGGTGGCTTCTTAGGCCACTTTGAAAACCAGTGGCATCGCATCCAATTGGTGATGTGCGACACCTTGCTGCTTACCTGTGAAGGGGGCTAA
- the fliQ gene encoding flagellar biosynthesis protein FliQ produces the protein MSPEVFVDIFRSALWLVTVLVSAVILPSLAVGLTVAVFQAATSINEQTLSFLPRLLVTLGGLAVGAHWGFGMLMDFFYEIIEQIPQVIG, from the coding sequence ATGAGCCCAGAAGTATTCGTCGATATCTTTCGCAGCGCCCTGTGGCTAGTAACGGTATTGGTATCGGCGGTAATCTTACCCAGCCTCGCTGTCGGTTTAACGGTGGCGGTATTTCAGGCCGCCACCTCCATTAACGAACAAACCTTAAGCTTCTTACCCCGCTTATTAGTGACTCTAGGCGGACTGGCCGTTGGCGCCCACTGGGGCTTTGGCATGTTAATGGACTTCTTCTACGAGATAATCGAACAAATACCGCAGGTGATAGGTTAG
- the fliP gene encoding flagellar type III secretion system pore protein FliP (The bacterial flagellar biogenesis protein FliP forms a type III secretion system (T3SS)-type pore required for flagellar assembly.), with the protein MLLMLLATPAMAQQGMSAVTVTTNADGSQEYSLTLQVLALMTALSFLPAIVIMMTSFTRIIIVLSILRQAMGLQQSPNNQVLIGISLFLSFFIMSPVLDKVNETALQPYLAEEITSKEALSFAELPIRDFMLSQTRVKDLETFLNIANIQVDSEAEVPLRVIIPAFVTSELKTAFQIGFMLFLPFLVIDLVVASILMAMGMMMLSPMIISLPFKLMLFVLVDGWSLIMGTLANSFGLGAG; encoded by the coding sequence ATGCTACTTATGCTGTTGGCCACCCCTGCTATGGCTCAGCAAGGCATGTCGGCGGTAACCGTGACCACCAATGCGGACGGTAGTCAAGAATACAGCCTGACCTTGCAAGTGTTAGCACTGATGACGGCGCTGTCGTTCTTGCCAGCGATCGTCATTATGATGACGTCTTTCACGCGGATCATCATAGTACTGTCAATTTTACGTCAGGCTATGGGTCTACAACAAAGCCCTAATAACCAAGTGTTGATTGGTATTAGCTTATTTTTGTCGTTTTTTATTATGTCGCCGGTGCTGGATAAAGTGAACGAAACGGCCTTGCAGCCTTATTTAGCAGAAGAGATCACCTCGAAAGAGGCGTTGTCGTTTGCTGAGTTACCGATCCGCGATTTTATGTTGTCGCAAACGCGGGTTAAGGATCTGGAAACCTTTCTTAATATCGCCAATATTCAAGTAGATAGCGAAGCAGAAGTGCCGCTGCGCGTCATCATCCCCGCGTTTGTAACCAGTGAGCTAAAAACTGCCTTTCAGATTGGTTTTATGCTGTTTTTACCTTTCTTGGTGATCGACTTAGTGGTGGCCAGTATTTTGATGGCCATGGGTATGATGATGCTGTCGCCGATGATTATTTCGTTGCCCTTTAAACTGATGCTATTTGTGCTGGTGGATGGCTGGAGCCTAATTATGGGGACACTGGCCAACAGCTTTGGCTTAGGAGCCGGATAA
- the fliO gene encoding flagellar biosynthetic protein FliO, producing MRAFLILLLLPTAVLAEGPEIKWDSWALSSLLVIGAILVLGWILRRLRGAALLGGSRQLKIVASLALGQRERVIVVQVGEEQWLLGVTAQQISHLGKLEQPLVVEQAKSFLAKRNPEPLTKEGQ from the coding sequence ATGCGCGCATTTCTTATCTTATTGCTGTTGCCTACTGCAGTGCTGGCGGAAGGGCCAGAAATTAAGTGGGACTCATGGGCCTTATCCTCTTTATTAGTGATTGGTGCCATTTTAGTGCTTGGCTGGATCTTGCGCCGTTTGCGTGGTGCGGCACTATTGGGCGGCAGCCGTCAGCTGAAAATAGTAGCCTCATTGGCACTCGGCCAGCGGGAGCGGGTGATAGTGGTGCAAGTGGGCGAAGAGCAATGGTTGCTGGGCGTTACTGCGCAACAGATCTCTCACTTGGGCAAATTAGAACAGCCATTGGTGGTTGAACAGGCGAAAAGTTTTTTGGCGAAACGCAATCCTGAGCCGCTCACCAAGGAAGGGCAATGA
- the fliN gene encoding flagellar motor switch protein FliN → MSDEQNEIDDVWGEAMAEQSVKESQPEQDDAGSVKPVELDDFNVSSNKPLSGDERRKLDAILDIPVTISMEVGRTQISIRNLLQLNQGSVVELDRLAGEPLDVMVNGTLIAHGEVVVVNDKFGIRLTDVISQTERIKKLK, encoded by the coding sequence ATGAGTGATGAACAAAACGAGATAGATGACGTTTGGGGCGAAGCCATGGCCGAGCAGAGCGTTAAAGAAAGCCAGCCGGAACAAGATGATGCAGGCTCGGTCAAGCCCGTAGAGCTGGATGATTTTAACGTCAGCAGTAATAAGCCGTTGTCTGGCGACGAAAGACGCAAGCTGGACGCCATCTTAGATATTCCTGTGACTATTTCGATGGAAGTTGGCCGCACTCAGATCAGCATTCGTAATCTGTTGCAGCTTAACCAAGGCTCGGTAGTGGAGCTGGACCGTTTAGCGGGTGAGCCGCTGGATGTGATGGTTAACGGCACCTTGATCGCCCACGGCGAAGTGGTGGTGGTGAACGACAAGTTTGGTATTCGACTGACCGATGTGATCAGTCAAACCGAACGTATTAAAAAGCTTAAATAA